The Flavobacterium sp. IMCC34852 genome contains the following window.
CGTCTTTGATTAGCTCCGGGAAAAACTGCAAAAAGAATGTGATTAGCAACAAGCGAATGTGCATTCCATCGACATCGGCATCGGTGGCGATTACGATATTGTTGTAACGCAAATCGCCCATGTCTTCTTCGATGTCTAATGCCGCTTGAAGTAAGTTGAACTCTTCGTTTTCGTACACAATCTTTTTGGTCATACCATACGAATTCAAAGGCTTTCCGCGCAAACTGAACACGGCTTGTGTATTCACATCACGCGACTTGGTAATCGAACCTGAAGCAGAATCTCCTTCAGTAATGAAAAGCGTGCTTTCTAAACTTCGTGGGTTTTTGGCATCGGTTAAGTGAACTCGGCAATCGCGTAGTTTTTTATTGTGCAGACTCGCTTTTTTGGCTCTGTCTTTGGCTAATTTTCTAATTCCTGAAAGCTCTTTACGTTCTCTTTCCGCCTGAAGGATTTTGCGCAATAACAAATCGGCTACTTCAGGATTTTTATGCAAAAAGTTGTCGAGTTTGGTTTTGATAAAATCATTGACAAACGTACGCACTGATGGACCTTTCGGACCAATTTCGGTGGAACCCAATTTGGTTTTGGTTTGTGATTCAAAAACCGGTTCTTCCACTTTGATGGAAACCGCCGACACTATCGATTTGCGAATATCAGACGCTTCGAAAGGTTTGTTGTAAAACTCTTTGATGGTTTTGACAATCGCTTCGCGGAAAGCCCCTAAATGCGTTCCTCCTTGGGTGGTGTTTTGTCCATTCACAAACGAATGGTATTCTTCGGAATATTGCGATTTACTGTGGGTTAATGCCACTTCGATATCGTCACCCAACAAATGGATGATTGGATATTGCATGTCTTCCTCCGTAATGGTTTCTTCTAATAAATCTTTTAATCCGTTATCGGAATAGAATTTTTCGCCATTGTAGTAAATGGTCAAACCGGTATTCAGATAACAATAGTTTTTGAGCATGCGAATCACATACTCGTTTCGGTATTTATAATTCTTAAAAATTGCCTCATCGGCAACGAAAGCTACTTTGGTTCCTTTGCGTTTGGTGGATTCCTGAACGTCTTCTTCAACGGTAAGATTTCCGGCAGAGAACTCGGCCGCTTTTTGTTGGTTATCCCGAACCGATTCCACCCGAAAGTAATTGGACAATGCATTTACCGCTTTGGTACCGACTCCATTCAAACCAACAGACTTTTTGAAGGCTTTGGAATCGTATTTTCCACCGGTATTCATTTTGGAAACCACATCAACTACTTTCCCCAAAGGAATACCACGACCGTAATCGCGAACGGTTACCATTTTGTCTTTAATAGTAACTTCAATCACTTTTCCGGCGCCCATTACAAATTCATCGATACAGTTATCGATTACTTCTTTGAGTAAGATGTAAATACCGTCATCGGGCGAAGAACCATCGCCGAGTTTTCCGATATACATTCCGGGACGCATTCGGATGTGTTCTTTCCAATCGAGTGAACGAATATTGTCTTCGGTATATTGATTTTGTTCGGCCATTTTAAAGCTAACGATTTTCAGCTAATATAGTGGAATTCGAATGGAAATAAAAGTGCAAAAATCAGAAGTTATCAATAATGATATTGACAAAATTTAATAAAAAAACCGCTAACTACTTAGCGGCTTTCATTGTTATTTTAAATCAAAAGAATAATTGCAAATTAGGTTGAGTGAATTGGTTTTAATGGAACCGTCACCAACGATTGGAACATCACTGATATCACTTAGACCCAAATTCTCTCGAATTTCAACTGAAATACCATTGCCGTTTTTGAGTTTGAATGTTTTTCCCAAACCGATTGTCAAACCAAAATCAAGGGTTTTATAATTATCGGTTTCATCAGAAGTCACGTTATCATAATCATTAGAAAGTTCTGATTTGAACATATAACTCAAAAAAGGGCCGCCATTTACATAAAAACTGTCATTAGTGCCAAATTTATATTTGACAAGAATTGGAAGTGATATAAATTGGTTTTGAAATTTGATTTTCACTCTGCCGTAAAATCCGGGATCATCCGGGTTTTCAATGATTTCCAAATAAGGGTTATCAGTTGCTGTTTTTCTATCGTAGTTGATATTGGCTACTAGTGACAATCTGTCTTTTAATTGATATTCAAATGAAACACCAACCAAAAAATCTACACCGGCATCTAAGGTTTCTATTTGAGGATTACCACGAAAACTTGAATAAGTCAAGCCTCCGTTAAAACCAACTTTTAATTTGCTTTGCGCAAAACCGTTTCCAGTCAAAAAAGCGACTAGCAATAAAGTATAAATTGTTTTTTTCATAAAGGCCGACTAAACGTTAAAACGGAAATGCATTACATCACCGTCTTTTACGATGTAATCCTTACCTTCTACTCTGAGTTTTCCGGCTTCTTTTACTTTAGCTTCTGAACCGTAGTGCGCAAAATCTTCGTAAGCTATTACTTCGGCGCGAATAAATCCTTTTTCAAAATCGGTGTGGATTACGCCGGCGGCTTTGGGTGCTGTATCTCCGATGTTGATAGTCCAAGCGCGAACTTCTTTTACTCCGGCAGTGAAATAGGTTTGTTGTTTTAATAATTTATAAGCGGCACGAATCAAAACCGAACTTCCCGGTTCGGTTAACCCTAAATCTTCCAAGAACATTTGACGCTCTTCGTAGGTTTCCAATTCGGTAATATCAGCTTCGGTACCAACAGCCAAGACAATTACTTCAGCGTTTTCATCCTTTACCAATTCGCGTACTTGGTCTACATAAGCATTTCCGGTAGCGGCCGATTCTTCGTCTACGTTACAAACGTATAAAACCGGTTTGGTTGTGATTAGTTGAAAATCTTCCATCAAAGCTTCTTCGTCGGCGTTTTGAGGCACAACGGTTCTGGCTGATTTGGCTTGTAATAAAGCTTCGCGGATTCGGT
Protein-coding sequences here:
- a CDS encoding DNA topoisomerase IV subunit B translates to MAEQNQYTEDNIRSLDWKEHIRMRPGMYIGKLGDGSSPDDGIYILLKEVIDNCIDEFVMGAGKVIEVTIKDKMVTVRDYGRGIPLGKVVDVVSKMNTGGKYDSKAFKKSVGLNGVGTKAVNALSNYFRVESVRDNQQKAAEFSAGNLTVEEDVQESTKRKGTKVAFVADEAIFKNYKYRNEYVIRMLKNYCYLNTGLTIYYNGEKFYSDNGLKDLLEETITEEDMQYPIIHLLGDDIEVALTHSKSQYSEEYHSFVNGQNTTQGGTHLGAFREAIVKTIKEFYNKPFEASDIRKSIVSAVSIKVEEPVFESQTKTKLGSTEIGPKGPSVRTFVNDFIKTKLDNFLHKNPEVADLLLRKILQAERERKELSGIRKLAKDRAKKASLHNKKLRDCRVHLTDAKNPRSLESTLFITEGDSASGSITKSRDVNTQAVFSLRGKPLNSYGMTKKIVYENEEFNLLQAALDIEEDMGDLRYNNIVIATDADVDGMHIRLLLITFFLQFFPELIKDGHLYILQTPLFRVRNKKETIYCYSEEERVNAIEKLKPKPEITRFKGLGEISPDEFKHFIGQDIRLDPVMLDKATSIETLLEFYMGKNTPDRQDFIINNLKVELDVVEKN
- a CDS encoding porin family protein yields the protein MKKTIYTLLLVAFLTGNGFAQSKLKVGFNGGLTYSSFRGNPQIETLDAGVDFLVGVSFEYQLKDRLSLVANINYDRKTATDNPYLEIIENPDDPGFYGRVKIKFQNQFISLPILVKYKFGTNDSFYVNGGPFLSYMFKSELSNDYDNVTSDETDNYKTLDFGLTIGLGKTFKLKNGNGISVEIRENLGLSDISDVPIVGDGSIKTNSLNLICNYSFDLK
- the ychF gene encoding redox-regulated ATPase YchF, producing the protein MKAGIVGLPNVGKSTLFNCLSNAKAQSANFPFCTIEPNIGVVNVPDPRINKLEELVKPERVQMATVDIVDIAGLVKGASKGEGLGNQFLANIRECNAIIHVLRCFDNDNIVHVDGNVNPIRDKETIDIELQLKDLETVEKRLEKVNRAAKTGNKEAQVEKAFLDRIREALLQAKSARTVVPQNADEEALMEDFQLITTKPVLYVCNVDEESAATGNAYVDQVRELVKDENAEVIVLAVGTEADITELETYEERQMFLEDLGLTEPGSSVLIRAAYKLLKQQTYFTAGVKEVRAWTINIGDTAPKAAGVIHTDFEKGFIRAEVIAYEDFAHYGSEAKVKEAGKLRVEGKDYIVKDGDVMHFRFNV